The segment CTGCCATTCACCGTGTTGAATGGCGCGCCCGGGTACATCAACTTGCTCGATGCCTTGAATGCCTGGCAACTGGTCAAGGAATTGCGCGACACCCTGCAGTTGCCGGCGGCCGCATCATTCAAGCACGTCAGTCCGGCAGGCGCCGCCGTCGCCGTGCCACTGAGCGACTCGCTGCATTCGGCATACGCAGTGGAAAGCGTTACGCTTTCTCCCCTTGCAACCGCCTATGCGCGTGCGCGGGGCGGCGATAGCGTTTCCTCATTCGGCGACATGGCCGCGCTCAGCGACGTGGTGGACGTGCCAACTGCCCGCTTGCTCCGCCGCGAGGTCTCCGACGGTGTAATTGCCCCCGGTTACGAACCGGAAGCGCTCCAGATGCTGCGGCGCAAGAAGGGCGGCAGTTACGTGGTGCTGCAGATCGATCCGGACTACGCGCCGCCGCTGCTCGAACGCCGGGAGGTCTTCGGCGTCACGTTCGAGCAGCGCCGCAACGACCGCATGCCGGGCCCCGAGTTGCTGCAAGAAATCGTGACCGCTGAAACCGAGTTGCCGTCCGCGGCCGTGCGCGATCTCCTGGTAGCAACGCTTGCCGTAAAATACACGCAATCGAATTCCGTCTGCCTTGCCGCCGACGGGCAGGTGATTGGATTGGGCGCGGGACAGCAGTCTCGTATTCACTGTACCCGGCTCGCTGCTGACAAAGCGGATCTCTGGCATCTCCGCCAGCATCCAAGCGTGCTGGGGCTGTCGCTCCGCCCGAAGCTATCACGCGCCGAGCGCAACAACGCCATCGACCGCTTTCTCTTGGAGGAGCTTACGGCGGCTGAGACGGAGGCGTGGCTGCAAGCGTTCACCGCGCCGCCAACCCGCCTCACGGCTGACGAAAAGCGAGAGTGGCTGAGCACGCTGCAGGACGTAGCGCTCAGTTCAGACGCCTACTTCCCCTTCCGCGACAACGTCGACCGCGCCTCCCGCAGCGGTGTGCGCTATGTGGCGCAGGCCGGCGGATCCAACCGCGATGATGAAGTGATCGACGCGGCCAACGAGTACGGCATAGTCATGGCGTTTGCTAACCTACGGCTGTTTCACCATTAAATCGAGAGAGCTTCCATGCCACATCTTGGGCCTCTCGATATGCCATCCAGAGTTCTCTGTTCGGGACGAGAGGTAGAACGTAGCGCGGGGGCTTGTCCCCCGCTCTTTGGCGCGATATGCGCTCCCACCGCAGCAGACCGTCAAGACATCCCGGCACTGGTTCTACGAGAGACGGAATCACAGACGCCTAGGGCCGTTCCAGGACTCATTCATTACCCGTCGGCGCTGCCCACTCCCGTCCCCATGCGTCGGCAAACACGAACGCGCTAAGGGGCCTGCGCTCGCGGGGCTGGAGTTCGCGCGCTTTGACCTCCGGCGGCAAGTCTTCAGGGTCGCCCGGGTAGCCCACTGCGATCGCCGTGAGCGCTTCGTACGCCTCCGGTATATTGAACGTCTCGCGTGCCTTATCGGGAAAGAAACCGGCCATCTGATGCGAGACGAGACCCAGGGCGACGGCCTGGAGAACGAGGTTTTCGTTCGCTAGGCCCACGTCGTGGAAAGCATGGCGGTTGGGGCCGCGGTCATCCCCTAGGGATAGCTCTGCAACCGCAATGATCAGTACCGGCGCGTGCTGCGCCCACTGGATGTTCTGCGGGCGCAGGCAGTTCAGCAATCGCTCGAAAGCGGCTGGATCATCTTTTGTGGCAACGATGTAGTGCCAGGGCTGACCATTGAACGACGATGGCGCCCAGCGCGCGGCCTCGAAGAGGCTGGCAAGCTTCTCTGGTTCCACCGAGCGCGCTGCAAACGCCCGAGGACTCCAGCGACGGCGGAGCAGTTCGTGGATATGGTGTTCGGTAGGAGCCGGTTTTTCCATGGAATTGCATACCTCACGCAATGGTAGTGGAACTGTAGCACTTTCAGCATACTCCACTCTTCACCCGCTGCCCACAGGGTTGGGAAAACTGGGGATTCTCTTAGGAGTCCGCGCTGAGCCAGTGCCGGGCGAATGTGCTGGTTTGCAGAATCGGCCCTGAGCGGATGGGAAACGCCCGGAAACGCATCGTATCGTCAAAGGCATTGGAATAGTGTATTAGTCTAGCGCGCTACAGTTGCGGCAGCACGGTTGACAGTTTATCTGCCAAAAGCTAGCATAGGAGTACATCCCCTATTCGCTTCGCCGGTAGGGTCGAGGCCGCTCCTAGAGCGGTCTCTGTCTTTTAACTTTCGCGAATGGAACGTCGCATGAAGACCAATGTCTATGTTGACGGTTTCAATCTCTACTACCGCGCGCTCAGAGGAACACCATTCAAGTGGCTCGACCTGCGCAAACTCGCTGAAGTGCTCTTTCCCCACGACAAAATCAACCAAGTCTGTTACTTTACGGCTCTGCTCGATGCACGCCCCAATGACCCAGGTCAACCTCGCCGGCAATTAGTGTATCTGAGAGCCTTGGCAACATTGCCGGATCTCGAGGTCCACTACGGTACCTTCCGCTCTCGCACGAAAGAGCGCCCACTGGCAATACCGATAGCCGGTATGCCGGACTACGTTCGCATTAGAGATTCAGAGGAGAAAGGCTCAGACGTGAACCTCGTAACGAGGCTCCTGGTCGACGGATTCACTGGGATGTATGAGCAGGCTGTGGTGGTATCCAATGACTCGGACTTTGCCAGTGCGATTCGCTACGTGCGAGAAGGATTGCGCCTACGGATAACCGTGGTCAATCCTGACTACCGGAACATCTCGCACAGGGATCTGGTGGGTGCGGCAACATACGTAAGGCGACTTTGGAAGAGCCATCTGCGACGGAGCCAGTTCCCGAGTACACTGACAGACGTCCATGGCGTGATCAAGAGGCCAACGAGCTGGGAGGAACTGTAAACAGGGACGGGTTATTAGGATGTTGAGACTGTCGAATCAGTTGAATAGGACGTCCCCGGAAGAAACCAAAGCTCCTGTCTTTGGATGGTGGTCAACTAGCAGGCAGGAATCCGCTAGCCGCCCACACCGTCTCCACCGGGCAACGACTCTTATGGGAGTGAC is part of the Chloroflexota bacterium genome and harbors:
- a CDS encoding nitroreductase family protein; protein product: MEKPAPTEHHIHELLRRRWSPRAFAARSVEPEKLASLFEAARWAPSSFNGQPWHYIVATKDDPAAFERLLNCLRPQNIQWAQHAPVLIIAVAELSLGDDRGPNRHAFHDVGLANENLVLQAVALGLVSHQMAGFFPDKARETFNIPEAYEALTAIAVGYPGDPEDLPPEVKARELQPRERRPLSAFVFADAWGREWAAPTGNE
- a CDS encoding phosphoribosylaminoimidazolecarboxamide formyltransferase; this encodes MNSYDLPLRYGVNPHQTPARVLRGEGSNALPFTVLNGAPGYINLLDALNAWQLVKELRDTLQLPAAASFKHVSPAGAAVAVPLSDSLHSAYAVESVTLSPLATAYARARGGDSVSSFGDMAALSDVVDVPTARLLRREVSDGVIAPGYEPEALQMLRRKKGGSYVVLQIDPDYAPPLLERREVFGVTFEQRRNDRMPGPELLQEIVTAETELPSAAVRDLLVATLAVKYTQSNSVCLAADGQVIGLGAGQQSRIHCTRLAADKADLWHLRQHPSVLGLSLRPKLSRAERNNAIDRFLLEELTAAETEAWLQAFTAPPTRLTADEKREWLSTLQDVALSSDAYFPFRDNVDRASRSGVRYVAQAGGSNRDDEVIDAANEYGIVMAFANLRLFHH
- a CDS encoding NYN domain-containing protein, which translates into the protein MKTNVYVDGFNLYYRALRGTPFKWLDLRKLAEVLFPHDKINQVCYFTALLDARPNDPGQPRRQLVYLRALATLPDLEVHYGTFRSRTKERPLAIPIAGMPDYVRIRDSEEKGSDVNLVTRLLVDGFTGMYEQAVVVSNDSDFASAIRYVREGLRLRITVVNPDYRNISHRDLVGAATYVRRLWKSHLRRSQFPSTLTDVHGVIKRPTSWEEL